In Oreochromis niloticus isolate F11D_XX unplaced genomic scaffold, O_niloticus_UMD_NMBU tig00007257_pilon, whole genome shotgun sequence, a genomic segment contains:
- the LOC109200725 gene encoding sacsin-like: MIRKELSNYHQPFAAEGTTVKIRGSLTEKKPEHQDLIWTSMPIIDLPFMSQSLQKMIKNAGAHEEPPPNCVTSNIRNICQSSCETDQLIKTRAEVFRSSYAYLQAKRFEGNQLAGLPVVLVEKDTKLVRPDDVCLSLSYDLDFRPYLYKITPEDAMYAPFFQKIGVKNEATAEQYCNVLAAVYADSCDKQKLHSNQLRTVKRAVEQLFKLIKTHGNQKLLEYVETLYLPAVDGKLYPSSTLCYNDTVFETKRLEEALENKFLLLEKLGKCHLGNDKYEHHQLLQLLPQKFQPKMLSEFTEERVVESKMQLCELGTGCEFSGWFDKHLSSGAFKYGLICLIRENSQGKITQEAASKHVSRLLAVYRLSAAKLWKQLSGSINSHFPKLMKKLMYLWNEGNKGAPFT; encoded by the coding sequence ATGATTCGAAAAGAACTGTCCAACTACCACCAACCATTTGCTGCTGAAGGAACTACTGTTAAAATTAGAGGCTCTTTGACTGAGAAAAAACCTGAGCATCAAGATTTGATTTGGACCTCCATGCCAATTATAGACCTGCCATTTATGTCACAAAGTCTTcagaaaatgataaaaaatgcAGGAGCTCATGAAGAACCACCTCCAAACTGTGTAACCAGTAACATAAGAAACATCTGTCAGTCATCATGTGAAACTGACCAGCTGATCAAAACACGAGCTGAAGTGTTCAGAAGTTCCTACGCTTACCTGCAAGCAAAAAGATTTGAAGGAAACCAGCTGGCTGGTCTTCCTGTTGTGTTGgttgaaaaagacacaaaacttGTGAGGCCTGATGACGTGTGTCTGTCACTCTCCTATGATCTGGACTTCAGACCATATCTGTACAAGATTACTCCAGAAGATGCAATGTATGCACCGTTCTTTCAGAAAATCGGTGTGAAGAACGAAGCTACTGCAGAGCAATATTGTAATGTTTTGGCAGCAGTTTACGCTGATTCCTGTGATAAACAGAAACTACATTCGAACCAGCTGAGAACTGTGAAACGAGCTGTTGAGCAGTTGTTTAAGTTAATCAAAACTCACGGAAACCAGAAGCTTCTTGAATATGTGGAGACTCTGTATCTTCCTGCAGTAGATGGTAAATTATACCCATCATCCACACTCTGCTACAACGACACAGTGTTTGAGACCAAAAGGTTGGAAGAAGCACTGGAGAACAAGTTCCTGCTGCTTGAGAAACTCGGTAAATGTCATTTGGGCAACGACAAGTATGAGCATCATCAGCTGTTGCAACTGCTGCCTCAGAAATTTCAGCCAAAGATGCTGTCTGAGTTCACAGAGGAAAGAGTTGTGGAATCAAAGATGCAGCTTTGTGAACTTGGGACTGGCTGTGAATTTAGTGGATGGTTTGATAAACATCTCTCCTCAGGAGCCTTTAAATATGGATTAATTTGTCTTATTAGAGAGAATTCTCAAGGCAAAATAACACAAGAAGCTGCTTCTAAACATGTAAGCAGACTTTTGGCAGTATACAGATTATCTGCTGCAAAACTTTGGAAACAGCTCTCTGGCTCGATAAACAGCCACTTCCCAAAACTGATGAAGAAACTGATGTATCTGTGGAACGAGGGCAACAAGGGTGCACCTTTTACTTAA